One part of the Planctomycetia bacterium genome encodes these proteins:
- a CDS encoding YqgE/AlgH family protein, with translation MSDSESDDRTSLEGHLLVAAPELNDPNFAHTVVLIIHHNSEGAFGLVLTHVTNVSVQQVWSKVSESTCGTRDSIYRGGPVDGPLMALHGNQDIGGNDVIPGVFYSVAAEHLESLILHNAQPARYFVGYSGWGEGQLERELEAGGWLTASARPEDLFQVSEGFWEATLRRIAGQSVLKSMGIDDFPRDLSAN, from the coding sequence GTGAGCGATTCCGAATCCGACGATCGAACGAGCCTGGAGGGGCATCTGCTCGTCGCCGCGCCGGAATTGAACGATCCGAACTTTGCGCACACGGTCGTGCTGATCATCCATCACAATTCCGAAGGCGCCTTCGGCCTGGTGCTCACACATGTCACCAACGTCTCCGTCCAGCAAGTTTGGAGCAAGGTCAGCGAATCGACTTGCGGAACGCGGGATTCCATCTATCGAGGCGGCCCGGTCGACGGTCCGTTGATGGCGCTGCACGGCAACCAAGACATTGGCGGCAACGACGTGATACCCGGCGTGTTTTACAGCGTCGCCGCCGAACATCTGGAATCGTTGATTCTGCACAACGCGCAGCCGGCGCGCTACTTCGTCGGCTATTCCGGTTGGGGCGAAGGGCAGTTGGAACGTGAACTGGAAGCCGGCGGCTGGCTCACCGCGTCGGCCCGGCCGGAGGATTTGTTCCAAGTCAGCGAAGGTTTCTGGGAAGCCACGCTGCGTCGCATCGCGGGGCAATCGGTGCTCAAATCCATGGGCATCGACGACTTTCCTCGCGACCTGTCGGCGAACTAG
- a CDS encoding sigma-70 family RNA polymerase sigma factor: MEDEATAIQQLVERVRRADTAALADYVQAKRPQLLGFIEKQLSAALRRKVDPEDLVQEISADAFRALAQVDLAERDPFSWLCQIAERRIIDAHRRYFGAQKRDAGREVQLQGGADSSQSPLVDLLIVSMTSPSSAFSRNQRENLLLAALDKLPGEQRDALRMRYIENLPSKEIAERLNKSDVAVRVMLTRSLKKLQELLGPEAAP; the protein is encoded by the coding sequence ATGGAAGACGAAGCGACGGCGATTCAACAGCTCGTGGAGCGCGTGCGGCGGGCGGATACGGCCGCCCTGGCGGACTACGTCCAGGCCAAGCGGCCCCAGTTGCTGGGGTTCATTGAGAAGCAGTTGAGCGCCGCGCTGCGGCGCAAGGTCGACCCCGAGGACCTGGTACAGGAGATCAGCGCCGATGCCTTTCGCGCGCTGGCACAGGTCGATCTCGCCGAACGCGATCCCTTCTCATGGCTGTGCCAGATCGCAGAGCGGCGGATCATCGACGCGCATCGGCGCTACTTTGGCGCGCAGAAGCGGGACGCGGGGCGCGAAGTGCAATTGCAAGGCGGCGCGGATAGCAGCCAAAGTCCGCTGGTCGATTTACTGATCGTCAGTATGACCTCGCCCAGCAGCGCCTTCTCGCGCAACCAGCGCGAGAACCTCCTGCTCGCGGCGCTGGACAAGCTGCCGGGCGAACAACGTGACGCGCTCCGCATGCGCTACATCGAGAATCTGCCGTCCAAGGAAATCGCCGAGCGCCTCAATAAATCGGACGTCGCCGTCCGTGTGATGCTGACGCGTTCGCTGAAGAAACTCCAAGAACTGCTTGGCCCGGAAGCGGCGCCGTAG